A single window of Nocardioides kongjuensis DNA harbors:
- a CDS encoding sigma-70 family RNA polymerase sigma factor has product MSELGEPELLDAARHGDREAVGTLFKRHGAAATRLATSIAGPSRGDDLVNEAFIRIIRQFDRGQGPTDNFGSYLSTTIRRMHIDNLRRLKNEALVGDDATPDQPVADGAEGRAENAMVLAALSELPDQFRAALWYAEVVGLPYAEIAERMDSNANAVGVLLHRAREALRRSYLSVHVKAAPGPECQGPLADVARFVRGDLPARREAKLLEHLDGCGSCTAAAQTVRELNTNLGALLVPAVGAGGLMLSKTSKGSGHAAAKSKTPALVAGTVATGVLAAILALVFRAGDPPAETATTVATSTPTTSPAAPNSLAPTPPVVPVVTPSVVPPSPPPTVAPAATPTPTAAPAPQPRLAVSQPRLSRATSGNVTAVRVSLAIQSSERRIDIVVDVGNSLGLAVGGSRWRCSGGGSSHATCSISATANRTELLALTITPADAANAVSGSVAVTSGGIKSVRRFRG; this is encoded by the coding sequence ATGTCTGAACTAGGCGAACCCGAACTCCTCGACGCAGCACGGCACGGGGACCGGGAAGCTGTAGGCACGCTGTTCAAGCGCCACGGCGCGGCCGCCACACGCCTAGCGACTAGCATCGCAGGCCCATCTCGAGGCGACGACCTCGTCAACGAGGCGTTCATTCGGATAATTCGGCAGTTTGATCGCGGCCAAGGACCGACCGACAACTTTGGCTCCTACCTGAGTACGACGATCAGGCGGATGCACATCGACAACTTGCGGCGGCTCAAGAACGAAGCCTTGGTGGGCGATGACGCAACGCCAGATCAACCTGTCGCCGACGGAGCGGAGGGCCGTGCCGAGAACGCCATGGTGTTGGCGGCACTCAGCGAGCTGCCGGATCAGTTCCGTGCGGCGTTGTGGTATGCGGAAGTGGTCGGGCTTCCGTACGCCGAGATCGCCGAACGAATGGACTCGAACGCCAACGCGGTCGGCGTCCTCCTGCATCGTGCGAGAGAGGCATTGCGCCGCTCCTACCTGTCCGTGCACGTCAAGGCGGCCCCCGGACCGGAATGCCAGGGCCCCCTGGCTGATGTTGCTCGGTTCGTCCGTGGCGACCTTCCGGCACGTCGGGAAGCAAAGCTCCTTGAACACCTCGATGGCTGCGGATCATGTACCGCAGCTGCGCAAACCGTGAGGGAGCTGAACACCAACCTCGGCGCACTTCTTGTTCCGGCAGTCGGCGCCGGAGGGCTGATGCTTTCCAAGACGTCCAAGGGGTCGGGGCACGCAGCGGCAAAGTCGAAGACGCCCGCGCTCGTGGCCGGAACGGTTGCCACTGGTGTTCTCGCGGCCATCCTCGCGTTGGTGTTCCGCGCAGGCGACCCGCCCGCCGAGACCGCCACCACCGTTGCCACGTCAACGCCGACAACCTCGCCCGCAGCACCGAACTCATTAGCGCCGACGCCCCCCGTCGTCCCCGTCGTGACGCCGTCGGTGGTGCCGCCCTCGCCGCCTCCTACGGTGGCGCCCGCCGCCACGCCGACTCCGACGGCGGCCCCAGCGCCGCAGCCCCGGTTGGCCGTCAGCCAACCGAGGCTCTCGAGAGCGACTTCCGGCAACGTCACAGCCGTGCGGGTCTCGCTTGCAATCCAGTCATCTGAGAGACGAATCGACATCGTCGTTGACGTGGGAAACTCCTTGGGCCTGGCGGTCGGGGGCTCAAGGTGGCGGTGCTCAGGGGGTGGAAGCAGCCACGCAACCTGCTCCATCTCAGCCACCGCGAATCGTACGGAACTCTTGGCACTCACGATCACACCCGCTGACGCCGCCAACGCCGTGTCCGGTTCGGTCGCGGTGACCAGCGGAGGCATCAAGTCAGTACGCCGATTCCGAGGGTGA
- a CDS encoding TetR family transcriptional regulator: MTGQELNSAALPKGPHSLTREEVLASQRARLLTATLNAVGQCGYATLKVERITSEAHVSRTAFYEQFTNKEDAFLQAYDSFGEAFLAQLIEVSSLASHPLAAVESSTKLLVGWLTERPLAARAWLLEIYALGDRGLDRRASTMRAVEEAFGLAARWIRRLDPELSAVRPLVARGVVAASFELLSEAVRDPTPQQIAEATTAISDLWIMGMTSMPYEPGSSPKLTRDG, translated from the coding sequence GTGACTGGTCAAGAGTTGAACTCGGCAGCATTGCCCAAAGGCCCGCACAGTTTGACGCGGGAAGAGGTACTTGCGTCGCAGCGCGCTCGGCTATTGACGGCGACGCTCAACGCGGTGGGTCAGTGCGGATACGCCACGTTGAAGGTTGAGCGGATCACCTCCGAGGCGCACGTGTCTCGGACGGCCTTCTACGAGCAGTTCACCAACAAGGAAGACGCGTTCTTGCAGGCTTACGATTCTTTCGGCGAGGCCTTCCTGGCTCAGTTGATCGAAGTGAGCTCTCTGGCGAGCCATCCATTGGCTGCTGTCGAATCGAGCACGAAGCTGTTGGTCGGGTGGCTGACCGAACGTCCCCTCGCGGCCCGTGCGTGGCTGCTGGAGATCTACGCCTTGGGTGATCGTGGGCTTGACCGGCGCGCGTCCACCATGCGCGCTGTCGAAGAAGCGTTCGGCCTTGCAGCACGATGGATACGTCGACTCGATCCCGAACTGTCCGCAGTGCGACCGTTGGTAGCTCGGGGTGTCGTGGCCGCCTCATTCGAGCTCCTCAGCGAGGCTGTCAGGGATCCCACGCCTCAACAGATTGCTGAAGCGACGACCGCCATTAGTGACCTCTGGATCATGGGCATGACATCGATGCCCTACGAACCAGGGTCATCGCCCAAGCTGACCAGAGACGGGTAG
- a CDS encoding class E sortase, producing the protein MKSRSHPVSTLRRTGVSFGIGLILAGLAVLGWVAWQFWGTNWQSGQRQDDVRRALQSGWGDGQDVVRTDFGNATAIVHIPKFGKDYAVPVLEGSSQEVLAAGVGHMADTADAGAAGNYVLAGHRVTHGEPFAELPSLEPGDEVVVETRAATYTYVLDTGGQDLVIPFTQTWVLDPKPVNPHGGTQPPADAGDHLITLLTCSEIFHTDNRSVVFGHLVSVASP; encoded by the coding sequence ATGAAGAGTCGCTCGCATCCAGTCTCCACGCTGCGCCGCACCGGCGTGAGCTTCGGTATCGGGTTGATCCTCGCCGGCCTCGCCGTGCTCGGCTGGGTGGCGTGGCAGTTCTGGGGCACCAACTGGCAGTCGGGCCAGCGGCAGGACGACGTACGCCGTGCGCTCCAGTCCGGCTGGGGCGACGGCCAGGACGTCGTCCGCACCGACTTCGGCAATGCCACCGCCATCGTGCACATCCCGAAGTTCGGCAAGGACTACGCGGTGCCCGTGCTCGAGGGCTCGAGCCAGGAGGTGCTCGCTGCGGGGGTGGGCCACATGGCCGACACCGCGGACGCGGGTGCTGCCGGCAACTACGTCCTCGCCGGGCACCGGGTCACCCACGGCGAGCCCTTCGCCGAGCTGCCCTCGCTGGAGCCCGGCGACGAGGTGGTGGTCGAGACCCGCGCTGCGACGTACACCTACGTCCTCGACACCGGCGGCCAGGACCTGGTCATCCCGTTCACCCAGACCTGGGTCCTCGACCCGAAGCCGGTGAACCCTCACGGCGGCACCCAGCCGCCGGCCGACGCGGGGGACCACCTGATCACCCTGCTCACGTGCTCGGAGATCTTCCACACCGACAACCGCTCGGTCGTCTTCGGCCACCTCGTGTCAGTCGCATCCCCTTAG
- a CDS encoding type II toxin-antitoxin system RelE family toxin: MTGLVLGIALLVVAVAVVLQRPTAAVLMSDAVRGAGPSFESGACPSSTSKRSDVRQEATAMFVERGRDAGYTTYLTADATESLRAMNHEDGRVICAFIFGDLALAPQRHGARVLSASDPAWQTACGGYRIVYVISAVERTVHVLEIA, from the coding sequence ATGACTGGACTCGTGCTGGGGATCGCCCTGTTGGTGGTGGCGGTTGCCGTCGTGCTGCAGCGCCCGACTGCGGCGGTACTCATGTCAGACGCGGTCCGGGGTGCTGGGCCTAGCTTCGAGTCGGGCGCCTGCCCGTCCTCGACGTCCAAGCGCTCAGACGTGCGCCAGGAGGCCACCGCGATGTTTGTAGAGCGCGGACGCGATGCGGGCTACACCACCTACCTCACTGCTGACGCCACGGAATCACTCCGCGCGATGAACCATGAAGATGGTCGGGTCATATGTGCCTTCATCTTCGGGGACTTGGCATTGGCGCCCCAACGCCACGGGGCGCGGGTTCTCAGCGCCTCTGATCCAGCCTGGCAAACTGCGTGTGGCGGCTACAGGATCGTCTACGTGATCAGCGCCGTCGAGCGTACGGTCCATGTTCTGGAAATCGCCTGA
- a CDS encoding matrixin family metalloprotease: protein MSCLRRVGAPLLLIALAIGLATAPATARARPGSTQSLSAVAHDVQAGDRNDLILWRGVPDLDRAYLLGRFRWSRCRIVPVRVVGGTTIWRATRAAVAHVRRASGLPLHIQAEPLPDGRGIRVRAHALRARYTLGETSLFSLGGELWRADSDIDVAKAGSERLSTVIEHELGHALGIRHSPRYEGDVMSPVVRRGPLPLSAWDRAAFAYSGRGRCSP from the coding sequence ATGTCCTGTCTTCGGCGCGTTGGCGCACCACTACTTCTCATTGCCCTCGCGATTGGCTTGGCGACCGCGCCGGCCACAGCGAGGGCGCGGCCCGGATCCACACAGTCTCTGTCGGCTGTCGCCCATGACGTCCAGGCTGGAGACAGGAATGACTTGATCTTGTGGCGAGGCGTACCGGACCTCGACCGTGCCTACCTCTTAGGTCGCTTTCGCTGGTCGCGATGCCGGATCGTGCCAGTCCGGGTAGTCGGCGGCACAACCATCTGGCGTGCGACCCGGGCGGCGGTGGCCCATGTCAGAAGGGCCAGTGGTTTGCCGCTCCACATTCAGGCGGAGCCACTTCCAGATGGCCGAGGTATCCGCGTCCGTGCCCATGCTCTTCGCGCTCGCTACACACTTGGTGAGACCAGCTTGTTCTCATTGGGGGGCGAGCTGTGGCGTGCCGATTCGGATATCGACGTTGCGAAGGCGGGTTCGGAACGCCTCAGCACGGTAATTGAGCACGAGTTGGGCCACGCGCTCGGCATAAGGCACTCGCCTCGGTACGAAGGCGACGTCATGTCGCCCGTTGTGCGGCGTGGTCCGTTGCCGTTGTCGGCTTGGGACCGAGCCGCATTCGCGTACTCCGGCCGCGGAAGGTGTTCTCCGTGA
- a CDS encoding 2OG-Fe(II) oxygenase, with protein sequence MTQVMPSPREIFSRVWSGVVPADVCEAVIAEATGVEAFEGTVVDRDREGGRLDHNIRKTLTVGLDGGNWASSLIVRYADLANQEIWNFDVNQLESPFSLLRYEQGGHFDWHSDVLREPASSNTPFGPVPAERKLSVTINLSDPDDYDGGRFEVATPHGKVITSPELAARGSVVVFPSTVVHRVTPVTRGTRWALVGWLLGPQLR encoded by the coding sequence ATGACTCAAGTCATGCCCAGTCCTCGAGAGATATTCTCACGGGTCTGGAGCGGCGTCGTACCTGCGGATGTCTGCGAGGCAGTCATCGCTGAGGCGACCGGAGTCGAGGCCTTCGAAGGGACCGTCGTCGACCGCGACCGCGAGGGTGGGCGCCTTGATCACAACATTCGCAAGACGCTGACTGTCGGACTGGACGGCGGCAACTGGGCCTCATCGTTGATCGTGCGGTACGCAGATCTCGCCAATCAGGAGATATGGAACTTCGACGTCAATCAGCTCGAGTCGCCGTTCTCACTGCTCCGTTACGAGCAAGGCGGTCACTTCGACTGGCACAGCGATGTGCTGAGAGAGCCCGCATCATCGAATACGCCGTTCGGGCCGGTTCCAGCAGAACGCAAGCTCAGCGTCACCATCAACCTGTCAGACCCGGACGACTATGACGGGGGGCGGTTCGAGGTCGCAACCCCACACGGCAAAGTCATTACGTCTCCAGAGCTCGCGGCCCGCGGAAGTGTCGTGGTCTTTCCTTCGACAGTCGTACACCGAGTCACGCCAGTAACAAGAGGGACACGATGGGCCCTGGTCGGCTGGCTCCTCGGTCCTCAGCTGAGATGA
- a CDS encoding sortase domain-containing protein codes for MTVVRHDSREVLVDAPVLPVVLDPSGVLAPPAGIAGWYHEPGWPRPGEEGAAIIVGHVDTRDGPDTFAELPAARPGDAVHVRYSSNDSVDFVVRRSASMAKTDVPHDDTIWDVRDGRAVIRLITCDPESRPVNGHYGDNWVVWADRTTFAY; via the coding sequence GTGACCGTCGTTCGACATGACAGCCGCGAAGTCCTCGTCGATGCTCCGGTCTTGCCCGTCGTGCTCGACCCCAGCGGCGTACTTGCGCCGCCGGCGGGCATCGCAGGCTGGTACCACGAGCCTGGATGGCCACGGCCCGGGGAGGAAGGGGCCGCGATCATTGTCGGTCACGTCGACACAAGAGACGGGCCCGACACCTTCGCCGAACTGCCCGCAGCCCGACCGGGTGACGCTGTTCACGTCCGCTACTCCAGTAACGATTCCGTCGATTTCGTTGTTCGGCGGTCAGCCTCGATGGCCAAGACCGACGTACCTCACGATGACACGATCTGGGACGTGCGCGATGGGCGGGCAGTGATCCGACTCATCACCTGCGACCCGGAGAGCAGACCGGTCAATGGCCACTATGGCGACAACTGGGTGGTGTGGGCAGACCGCACCACGTTCGCGTACTGA
- a CDS encoding VOC family protein, with amino-acid sequence MLAFKNERLAAGIGPSPVTGLPAHWSTYFASNDADATADAVRLAGGALLMEPFDILDLGRMFFASAPDHSTFGVWRADSHIGAGIYSEPGAYAWNELHSQDFEAAHVFYAAVFGYAYDDMSTAGLTYFVMRRRDGHGVGGMTAASIWPVHARSAWLTWFAVESCDDAVEKAVSGGGAVVMAPHDGPFGRKAILTGAEGETFGVIDLDAFGVRS; translated from the coding sequence TTGCTCGCATTCAAGAACGAGCGCCTGGCGGCCGGGATAGGGCCAAGTCCCGTCACCGGACTGCCGGCCCACTGGTCGACCTACTTCGCGTCGAACGATGCGGATGCGACCGCAGATGCGGTGAGGTTGGCTGGCGGCGCATTGCTGATGGAACCGTTCGATATCCTCGACTTGGGTCGAATGTTCTTCGCTAGCGCACCTGATCACTCGACGTTCGGTGTCTGGCGGGCCGATAGCCACATTGGGGCAGGGATCTACAGCGAGCCTGGGGCTTATGCGTGGAACGAACTGCACTCGCAGGACTTTGAGGCCGCGCATGTGTTCTACGCAGCGGTATTCGGGTACGCGTACGACGACATGAGTACGGCAGGCCTCACCTACTTCGTCATGAGGCGGCGTGATGGTCACGGCGTGGGCGGTATGACGGCAGCCTCCATATGGCCGGTTCATGCGCGATCCGCGTGGTTGACATGGTTCGCTGTCGAGTCGTGCGACGACGCGGTCGAGAAGGCGGTGTCAGGTGGCGGGGCCGTGGTGATGGCGCCGCACGACGGTCCCTTTGGACGTAAGGCGATCCTGACGGGTGCCGAAGGTGAGACGTTCGGAGTTATCGATCTCGATGCTTTTGGCGTACGGAGCTGA
- a CDS encoding helix-turn-helix domain-containing protein, translating to MTTPQDLADAHHLQISWLAGHGPGRSITGVRAVERLTDVADQQSGRVVVLTTSSVERASPYELDIAAKLASSQECAALLFVGDIDVPATCRKLAERSGLVLLATPATSDIARLIIRIDRLVTTTAAVVLERLAAAQAAVSDPTASAAELLERAQDALGVPLEFEACDSDSELDGSTGAVTIGEQVVGFVRAPNDEGVQLALPALCVALSRAKQRELAHLFAETRTRAELVSQVAFAEPSLLPSLVEQARRVGFRADGHHCAAWLDFGELNAEDAEILARRRRLLGRVELAGLQRFVDLAGVWHLVPVAGNLLVVGNSPTRPEHLVADLRRGLEQLLRAVSTEPGIEVYVGIGGPWQGVEGLRSAVTEARVASRIAHDKNRVGDPVTFDGTGVRRVLAEIAASSTSRRILDEVLAPLDAAGPDRAAQGIETLLAYLDEQCSPTRSAARLHLHPNAVTYRIRRLVPMLGLDLDNADDRFALHLACRVRTSG from the coding sequence GTGACTACTCCGCAGGATCTGGCTGACGCCCACCATCTGCAGATCAGTTGGCTCGCGGGGCACGGGCCAGGCCGATCCATTACTGGCGTGCGCGCCGTCGAACGACTCACCGACGTTGCCGATCAGCAGAGCGGTCGTGTCGTCGTGCTGACCACCAGTTCGGTCGAGCGTGCCTCGCCCTACGAGCTGGACATTGCCGCAAAGCTCGCGAGCTCCCAGGAATGCGCTGCGCTGCTGTTCGTTGGCGACATCGACGTTCCCGCGACCTGCCGCAAGCTCGCCGAACGCAGCGGGCTCGTCCTCCTGGCGACGCCCGCTACGTCTGACATAGCGCGCCTGATCATCAGGATTGACAGACTCGTGACAACGACCGCCGCCGTAGTTCTCGAGCGGCTCGCTGCTGCACAGGCAGCCGTCTCCGACCCCACGGCAAGCGCCGCCGAACTCCTTGAACGTGCACAGGATGCACTTGGGGTCCCGCTCGAGTTTGAGGCCTGCGACAGCGATTCCGAACTGGACGGTTCGACGGGGGCAGTGACGATCGGCGAACAGGTCGTTGGCTTCGTGCGCGCGCCGAATGACGAGGGAGTGCAACTTGCGCTTCCAGCTCTGTGCGTCGCCTTGTCTCGTGCGAAGCAGCGGGAACTGGCGCATCTCTTCGCGGAGACACGCACGCGTGCAGAGCTGGTCAGCCAGGTGGCATTCGCCGAACCCAGCCTCCTGCCGTCTCTCGTGGAACAGGCGCGACGAGTTGGCTTCCGAGCGGACGGCCACCACTGCGCTGCGTGGCTCGACTTCGGCGAGTTGAATGCAGAGGATGCCGAAATCTTGGCGCGCCGACGCCGACTACTGGGCCGCGTCGAACTTGCAGGACTGCAACGGTTCGTTGACTTGGCCGGCGTCTGGCATCTCGTCCCGGTTGCGGGAAACCTGCTTGTTGTTGGCAACTCGCCCACTCGACCTGAGCACCTGGTGGCTGACCTTCGCCGAGGGTTGGAGCAGTTGCTGAGGGCGGTTTCGACCGAGCCGGGCATCGAAGTCTATGTCGGCATTGGCGGTCCGTGGCAAGGAGTCGAAGGACTTCGCTCGGCTGTCACGGAAGCGCGGGTGGCGTCTCGCATCGCCCACGACAAGAACCGAGTCGGCGACCCGGTCACGTTCGACGGCACCGGCGTCCGGCGCGTCCTGGCAGAGATCGCGGCGTCCTCGACCAGTCGGCGCATCCTCGACGAAGTGCTCGCCCCGTTGGATGCAGCCGGTCCTGACCGGGCTGCGCAGGGGATTGAGACCCTGTTGGCGTACCTCGACGAACAATGCTCGCCCACGAGGAGCGCCGCTCGGCTTCATCTACACCCCAACGCTGTCACGTACCGTATCCGGCGGCTGGTGCCCATGCTCGGATTGGACTTGGACAACGCCGACGATCGCTTTGCATTGCATCTGGCTTGTCGCGTCAGGACGTCGGGCTAG